One window from the genome of Ferrimicrobium sp. encodes:
- a CDS encoding CobD/CbiB family cobalamin biosynthesis protein: MARSRYRRPSALVVLGAMVLDELLGDPANRWHPVRWFGIGVDRLEGHVYADSRASGAALWSLALVPSLVLPPLLWSGGRIVEALGLWLTLGGRSLVREAEALAALLEAGDLSGARLRLGNLVGRDTAGLGVEEIARAAIESLAENTTDAVLGPLWWYAVGGLSGALAFRSSNTLDAMVGHQNRRYQNFGYFSAKVDDLAVTPAAILGVIVSWLGAHGEQRRRISRLITLAPQHPSLNAGLIEAAFAGTLGVDLGGVNHYRGRAVSTPRFLGGSPPDVRALRGASRLSRQVAWMSALVAILAIIAGS, translated from the coding sequence ATGGCTAGATCTCGCTACCGACGACCCTCGGCGCTCGTCGTTCTCGGCGCGATGGTGCTCGACGAACTCCTCGGTGACCCTGCGAATCGGTGGCACCCGGTCCGCTGGTTTGGGATCGGTGTCGATAGGCTCGAGGGACACGTCTATGCGGACTCGAGGGCTAGCGGAGCGGCGTTGTGGAGCTTGGCGCTCGTCCCTTCATTGGTGTTACCTCCGCTCCTTTGGTCAGGAGGACGCATCGTCGAGGCGCTTGGGCTGTGGCTGACCCTTGGGGGACGATCGCTGGTCCGTGAGGCTGAGGCGCTTGCGGCGCTGCTCGAGGCGGGGGATCTGTCCGGCGCACGACTACGATTAGGAAACCTTGTTGGTCGCGACACCGCTGGGCTTGGCGTAGAGGAGATCGCTCGGGCAGCGATCGAGTCGCTCGCTGAGAACACCACGGATGCGGTCCTAGGTCCACTGTGGTGGTACGCGGTTGGTGGCCTAAGCGGTGCCCTGGCTTTTCGCAGTAGTAACACACTCGATGCGATGGTGGGTCATCAGAACCGTCGTTACCAGAACTTTGGCTACTTCTCGGCAAAAGTTGATGACCTAGCGGTGACGCCTGCAGCGATTCTTGGTGTCATCGTCAGCTGGCTTGGCGCTCATGGTGAACAACGTCGGCGCATCAGCCGCCTGATCACACTGGCTCCCCAACACCCCTCGCTGAACGCGGGGCTGATTGAGGCGGCCTTCGCCGGCACACTCGGTGTCGATCTGGGAGGGGTGAATCACTATCGAGGCCGAGCGGTCAGCACACCTCGGTTCCTCGGGGGGTCCCCACCTGATGTTCGGGCGCTGCGTGGGGCGAGTCGGCTCTCTCGCCAGGTCGCCTGGATGAGTGCCCTCGTCGCGATCCTGGCCATCATCGCTGGCTCTTGA
- a CDS encoding cupredoxin domain-containing protein, whose product MRQLRVMIFGAIVLLLGGLVLAACGSSAASVGASNLHPGPSASGKSATIVISNFQFIPDEVVVHQGEEIIIHNEDSVGHTFTADNRSFNTGVIPPGHTVHFIIHNKPGTYPFLCLIHQFMTGTLVVVK is encoded by the coding sequence ATGAGACAACTTCGAGTAATGATCTTCGGTGCAATCGTCCTACTCTTGGGAGGGTTAGTCCTTGCGGCTTGCGGTTCGAGTGCTGCAAGTGTCGGTGCATCGAATCTGCATCCTGGTCCATCTGCATCGGGGAAGTCGGCCACCATTGTGATCAGTAATTTCCAATTTATCCCCGATGAAGTGGTCGTCCACCAAGGTGAGGAGATCATCATCCACAATGAGGATTCGGTTGGGCACACCTTTACTGCCGACAATCGTAGCTTCAATACTGGGGTGATCCCACCGGGGCACACCGTGCATTTCATTATCCATAACAAGCCAGGTACGTATCCATTTCTATGTCTTATTCATCAGTTTATGACCGGAACTCTTGTTGTTGTGAAGTAG
- a CDS encoding precorrin-2 C(20)-methyltransferase encodes MTKIYGVGLGPGDPGLVTLAALQAITSAQLILAPSSQPRTIGRAERIVRDLLPDREVVSVPMPMTGGTTGIAQREDVTRTLIRDLRPRLMNTTVAFVTLGDPLIYSTFSLFVASLHHEQVPIVVEVIPGIPAFGQLASLTTTNLVDNDERLHLVPATGGLDHVARLLEDRESVLVLYKLSANFAAIRAMIIRAGRLEGTMVGMELGTERVQVLALSEAPDVVGYFATIIVPVQRRQ; translated from the coding sequence ATGACGAAGATCTATGGGGTGGGGCTCGGACCGGGTGACCCTGGATTGGTGACGCTCGCGGCGCTGCAGGCCATCACCAGTGCCCAACTCATTCTCGCTCCTTCGAGCCAGCCCCGAACGATCGGCCGTGCGGAAAGGATCGTCCGTGATCTGTTGCCCGATCGAGAGGTGGTCTCGGTGCCGATGCCGATGACGGGTGGCACCACCGGCATCGCACAGCGGGAGGATGTCACGCGCACATTGATCCGTGATCTGCGCCCAAGGCTCATGAATACGACGGTTGCCTTTGTTACGCTTGGTGATCCACTCATCTACTCGACGTTCTCGCTCTTTGTGGCGTCGCTTCACCATGAGCAGGTGCCAATCGTAGTGGAAGTGATCCCGGGGATCCCCGCCTTTGGCCAGTTGGCGAGTCTGACGACGACCAACCTGGTTGACAACGACGAACGTCTCCATTTGGTGCCAGCGACTGGGGGACTCGATCATGTTGCACGCTTGCTTGAGGACCGGGAGTCTGTGCTTGTCCTCTACAAGCTGTCCGCCAACTTCGCGGCTATCCGGGCCATGATCATCCGAGCTGGCCGGCTGGAGGGAACTATGGTAGGGATGGAGTTGGGAACTGAGCGCGTACAGGTTCTCGCGCTTAGTGAAGCTCCAGACGTCGTGGGGTACTTTGCAACCATTATCGTCCCCGTCCAAAGGAGGCAATGA
- a CDS encoding bifunctional adenosylcobinamide kinase/adenosylcobinamide-phosphate guanylyltransferase: protein MMSPTTLVLGGTRSGKSAFAESLLDDKPAVHYIATLAASSDAEFSERVAIHQRRRGPRFSVLELEEPRDLVRLLAFDDHPVLLDSIGTWLSRLDVCDAQELAILTQQLVATLRVRRMPLVIVSEEVGLAVHPMTAAGRCFVDALGSMNQALAREAARVFLVVAGIPLALDGYRGHE, encoded by the coding sequence ATGATGAGCCCAACGACCTTGGTGCTTGGCGGTACGCGCTCCGGTAAATCAGCCTTTGCCGAGTCGCTCCTCGATGATAAGCCGGCGGTGCACTACATCGCCACCCTAGCGGCATCTTCAGATGCAGAGTTCAGCGAGCGTGTCGCGATTCATCAACGGCGCCGAGGACCCCGATTCTCCGTGCTTGAGCTCGAGGAACCCCGTGATCTAGTGCGTCTGCTGGCCTTTGATGATCATCCAGTGCTGCTCGATTCTATCGGCACCTGGTTATCGCGTTTGGACGTCTGTGACGCGCAGGAACTCGCGATATTGACGCAGCAACTCGTGGCCACCCTGCGAGTGCGACGCATGCCGCTGGTGATCGTCTCCGAGGAGGTAGGGTTGGCCGTCCATCCCATGACCGCCGCTGGCCGTTGCTTTGTCGATGCGCTAGGGTCGATGAATCAAGCACTTGCGCGCGAGGCAGCACGTGTCTTTCTGGTCGTGGCAGGGATTCCGCTTGCGCTCGATGGGTACCGTGGGCATGAGTAG
- a CDS encoding NTP transferase domain-containing protein, which yields MSLRYAMVLAAGKGTRMASERPKPLMKLCGVSMLGHVMRAVLGVDGLERVVVVVGHQADLVERELRGSTPSAAEIVTVRQPEQRGTGDAVSAGLSRLPDLLPGVGGSGSEVVILPSDTPLVRSATLRELAKTHAQAGNAVTILTMEVPDPAGYGRIVRTAKGAVSGIVEDRDLVGDEVEIREVNTGIYLFDLAVLPVAIRRLAPSNSQREYYLTDTIGLLAQAGYQVGVMPVADAHETQGVNDLPQLVEAEEIMRERILARHLKAGVMMVRPETITIDAEVKIGRGSTIWPNTLLLGRTRIGHSAEIGPESSLLDTEVGDGSRLVRVDAAGAVIGASVQAGPYVSIREGATVADYAVVEPFSLLK from the coding sequence GTGTCGCTTCGTTATGCGATGGTCCTTGCCGCTGGCAAAGGAACGCGAATGGCATCCGAGAGGCCAAAGCCGCTTATGAAGCTCTGTGGAGTCTCCATGTTGGGACATGTGATGCGAGCGGTGCTTGGTGTTGATGGTCTCGAACGTGTCGTCGTGGTGGTCGGTCACCAGGCCGACCTTGTGGAACGAGAGTTGCGCGGATCCACACCCAGTGCCGCGGAGATCGTCACGGTGCGTCAGCCCGAGCAGCGTGGCACCGGCGATGCCGTGTCAGCGGGCCTCTCGAGATTGCCGGATCTGCTGCCCGGGGTGGGAGGATCGGGTTCTGAGGTAGTGATACTCCCTTCGGACACTCCGCTCGTGCGTTCGGCCACGCTGCGTGAGCTCGCCAAAACCCATGCCCAGGCTGGTAATGCGGTGACGATTCTCACCATGGAGGTGCCTGACCCAGCTGGGTATGGACGTATCGTCCGTACAGCGAAAGGCGCGGTTAGTGGGATTGTGGAGGACCGCGACCTTGTCGGTGACGAGGTCGAAATCCGTGAGGTGAACACGGGGATTTACCTTTTTGACTTAGCCGTGCTGCCGGTTGCCATTCGACGCCTTGCCCCGTCGAACTCACAGCGAGAGTACTACCTTACGGACACGATCGGCCTGCTCGCCCAGGCTGGCTATCAGGTGGGAGTCATGCCGGTGGCTGATGCACATGAGACCCAAGGGGTGAACGACTTACCACAGCTCGTTGAGGCAGAGGAGATCATGCGAGAGCGAATCCTTGCTCGACACCTCAAAGCGGGTGTGATGATGGTACGACCGGAGACCATCACGATCGACGCCGAGGTCAAGATCGGTCGGGGGAGTACGATCTGGCCCAACACGCTGTTGCTTGGCCGCACGAGAATCGGCCACTCGGCGGAGATCGGTCCCGAATCGAGTCTCCTCGACACCGAGGTCGGTGACGGGAGTAGGTTGGTTAGGGTTGATGCCGCTGGGGCGGTCATCGGTGCGTCGGTGCAGGCTGGTCCCTATGTGTCGATCCGGGAGGGGGCCACGGTAGCAGATTACGCGGTGGTAGAGCCCTTCTCTCTTTTGAAGTAA
- a CDS encoding prolyl oligopeptidase family serine peptidase, producing MQSSSPLRLSDLALRPIPGMTLPSQVAFTPRGTDLYYLAPHTGDRLGLFRFDIANKKEHLVVAAPGGGEAHEAETLEEELRKQRLRQTLGGVGGFQILDDERALVNIGGTFQLVGLPDGAAISGYDFTGLQHLQRCGDDCFVATTGTELVVVFGDGRRERLVVAAGDGMSVGLAEYVAQEELGRMNGLWLDPQGRMLVYTEIDESKVAEHLIVRTDVHPNMVERFRYPMVGATNASVVLCLFDLETRNRTVIKSFDDQSYLANVVWLDRDRVVIASINRAQDRLTRWVYRPSDGSLAELDVEHGDPWINLPEREFAAGGDLVTTSEAKEGQRHLIRLQPDGTRTQIGAVVIRELLGVEGTTALVVATGATPTQEWIYRVDLVSQHFERVAVGYGAATGVLAPDGRSTYVNASSRDRSPVAMLDTPGEEVSIRSTSVPFALVEPEMIELTSATGETLYGAVYLPPPQRREGAPLIVSVYGGPHAQLVVDHFGLTMDLQAQYLAQQGAVVVKLDNRGSYGRGLDFEAHLRGRFGQIELEDQLRGVEYCQRRYRLDPERVGIYGWSYGGYMTLLALTRAPEVFGVGVAGAPVVDFRWYDTAYTERYLGDPIENATGYERSSVLDELEGLRGKLMIIHGMMDENVHFGHTASLLGRANELSKDIELVVLPASRHAPADVASLSRVAKSRTRFLLSNLGLAGELA from the coding sequence ATGCAATCGTCATCACCATTGAGACTCTCCGACCTCGCCCTGCGACCCATTCCCGGCATGACGCTGCCGAGTCAGGTCGCCTTTACCCCTCGCGGAACCGATCTGTATTACCTTGCGCCGCACACCGGTGATCGTCTTGGTCTTTTTCGTTTTGACATCGCCAACAAGAAAGAACACCTCGTCGTTGCCGCCCCAGGTGGGGGGGAGGCTCACGAGGCTGAGACGCTCGAAGAGGAGTTGCGTAAACAACGATTACGACAGACCCTTGGTGGCGTCGGCGGCTTTCAGATCCTTGACGATGAACGTGCGCTGGTCAACATCGGTGGTACGTTCCAGCTTGTTGGCTTACCCGATGGTGCTGCGATCAGCGGATACGACTTCACCGGTCTCCAACATCTCCAACGATGTGGTGACGACTGTTTCGTTGCGACGACGGGAACCGAACTCGTCGTAGTTTTTGGGGACGGCCGGCGGGAGCGTCTCGTGGTGGCAGCGGGGGATGGCATGTCGGTTGGCTTGGCCGAGTACGTGGCTCAGGAGGAGCTTGGCCGGATGAACGGGCTCTGGCTCGATCCGCAGGGGCGCATGCTGGTCTACACGGAGATCGACGAGTCCAAGGTGGCGGAGCACCTGATCGTGCGCACCGATGTCCACCCGAATATGGTGGAGCGCTTCCGTTATCCGATGGTAGGAGCGACCAATGCCTCCGTCGTGCTCTGTCTCTTCGATCTCGAGACGCGTAACAGAACGGTGATCAAGAGTTTTGATGACCAGAGCTATCTAGCCAATGTGGTGTGGCTCGACCGGGATCGAGTGGTGATCGCTTCCATCAATCGAGCCCAGGACCGCCTCACCCGTTGGGTGTACCGGCCAAGCGATGGATCGCTCGCCGAGCTCGACGTCGAGCACGGTGACCCGTGGATCAATCTCCCAGAACGAGAGTTCGCGGCCGGTGGTGATCTTGTGACGACGTCGGAGGCCAAGGAGGGTCAACGCCATCTCATTCGCCTCCAGCCAGATGGTACTCGCACACAGATCGGAGCGGTCGTCATTCGCGAGCTCCTCGGCGTTGAGGGCACCACGGCACTGGTGGTCGCCACCGGAGCTACACCAACCCAAGAGTGGATCTATCGGGTTGACCTCGTGTCGCAGCATTTCGAGCGAGTAGCCGTTGGGTATGGGGCCGCGACAGGAGTCCTAGCACCCGATGGTCGTAGCACCTATGTGAACGCTTCCTCTCGCGACCGCTCTCCGGTCGCGATGCTTGATACCCCTGGCGAGGAGGTATCGATTCGGTCGACTTCGGTACCTTTTGCGCTGGTGGAACCAGAGATGATCGAACTCACATCGGCGACCGGTGAGACCTTGTATGGGGCGGTGTATCTTCCTCCTCCACAGCGGCGTGAGGGAGCACCACTGATCGTGTCCGTGTACGGCGGACCACACGCTCAGCTGGTGGTGGATCACTTTGGCCTGACCATGGATCTTCAGGCACAGTACCTTGCTCAACAGGGTGCGGTGGTGGTCAAACTCGACAATCGTGGAAGCTATGGCCGGGGCCTGGACTTTGAGGCGCACCTGCGCGGTCGCTTTGGCCAGATCGAACTGGAGGATCAACTGCGGGGCGTGGAGTACTGCCAACGCCGTTACCGGCTTGACCCTGAACGGGTAGGAATCTATGGCTGGAGCTATGGAGGCTACATGACTCTGCTCGCGCTGACGCGAGCGCCAGAGGTGTTTGGCGTCGGTGTTGCGGGCGCACCGGTGGTGGATTTTCGCTGGTATGACACCGCCTACACCGAGCGCTATCTTGGGGACCCAATCGAGAATGCGACGGGCTATGAGCGCTCATCGGTCCTTGATGAACTGGAGGGACTCCGCGGAAAACTCATGATTATCCACGGCATGATGGACGAGAATGTCCATTTTGGTCACACCGCCTCACTGCTCGGGCGTGCCAACGAGCTTTCGAAGGATATCGAACTCGTGGTATTGCCGGCGAGCCGGCACGCTCCGGCCGACGTGGCAAGTCTTAGCCGGGTGGCCAAGAGCCGCACCAGGTTCCTGCTCTCGAACCTTGGCCTCGCTGGGGAACTCGCATGA
- a CDS encoding ferritin-like domain-containing protein yields MEISEAELNAKIVELDEIHHDVSLPALQEGAKDWAEEVAQERSQVEARSRLNRRTFLLGVGATVGAGALLAACGSSSSATKVSSSSSAPELSASTLTDLHVAALAASLENLGVYAYTAGINAAKAGKLGAVPPAVVVFAETARAQHKEHGAAWNAILRSAGKSAVTATDPVLTPVVNKDFASVTNTVDLAKLALEIENIAGETYLSAIGVLAQPIAIRTAASIEPVEMQHSAILNFILGTYPVPNAFEPTTLARPTSDYTKL; encoded by the coding sequence ATGGAGATCAGTGAGGCTGAACTCAATGCAAAGATCGTTGAACTTGACGAGATTCACCACGACGTGAGCCTGCCAGCGCTCCAGGAGGGTGCCAAGGATTGGGCCGAGGAGGTCGCCCAAGAGCGATCACAGGTCGAGGCTCGTTCTCGTCTCAATCGACGTACCTTTCTCCTCGGAGTGGGTGCTACCGTCGGCGCAGGTGCGCTGCTTGCGGCCTGTGGTTCGAGTTCCTCGGCGACGAAGGTCTCCTCCTCTTCCAGCGCTCCTGAGCTATCTGCCTCCACGCTGACCGATCTTCATGTGGCTGCCTTAGCGGCGAGCCTCGAGAACCTTGGGGTCTATGCCTATACGGCAGGTATCAACGCCGCCAAGGCGGGCAAGTTAGGTGCAGTACCTCCTGCGGTGGTGGTCTTCGCCGAGACGGCGCGCGCCCAGCACAAGGAACATGGAGCTGCATGGAATGCGATTCTGCGTTCCGCTGGCAAGTCGGCGGTGACGGCAACGGATCCGGTACTCACGCCAGTGGTGAACAAGGACTTTGCCTCGGTAACGAATACCGTTGATCTCGCAAAGCTGGCGCTAGAGATTGAGAATATCGCCGGGGAGACCTATCTCTCGGCGATCGGAGTCCTCGCCCAACCCATCGCGATTCGGACCGCAGCGAGCATCGAGCCAGTCGAGATGCAGCACTCAGCGATTCTCAACTTTATCTTGGGCACCTATCCGGTGCCGAACGCCTTCGAGCCCACTACGTTGGCGCGACCGACATCGGACTACACCAAGCTCTGA
- a CDS encoding ferritin-like domain-containing protein: MTKEAFDPRPLNELIEQSSDLQSDSMAQAHQGLAETVELGQELRSRGELDPYEAEAVAEERRSMLRTGLFGAGALAAAGFGAALFSLESTPAFASTPTDVQILQSNASIEVLAINTYKTALTLPYIGGSSANGVIKAFAETTMAQHMQHLSAFNAAVKSLGGTPQNSADPALVPVVKAAVAKITGPEGVVALALELEQAAAETYVKATGVITSSSARTLTASVMGVEAQHAAILLAVQALLKGNAPQLIALPPNAAALPAAAGSIGFPDAFYPTVNARPLMEGAVK, translated from the coding sequence GTGACCAAAGAAGCCTTTGATCCACGTCCATTGAATGAACTTATCGAACAATCATCTGATCTGCAGTCGGATTCCATGGCACAGGCTCACCAGGGTCTCGCAGAGACCGTCGAACTCGGACAGGAGTTACGCAGCCGTGGGGAACTCGATCCCTATGAGGCTGAGGCTGTTGCCGAGGAACGCCGAAGTATGTTGCGCACTGGACTCTTCGGTGCAGGGGCTCTTGCGGCGGCAGGCTTTGGGGCGGCGCTCTTTAGCCTTGAGTCGACACCAGCGTTTGCCTCGACCCCGACTGATGTCCAGATTCTCCAGAGCAACGCCTCGATCGAGGTCTTGGCCATCAACACCTACAAGACCGCACTCACGCTCCCCTATATCGGTGGAAGTAGTGCCAACGGCGTGATCAAGGCCTTTGCCGAGACCACTATGGCCCAGCACATGCAGCATCTGAGCGCCTTCAACGCCGCCGTCAAGTCGCTTGGCGGAACCCCGCAAAACAGTGCGGATCCCGCGCTCGTTCCCGTCGTGAAGGCGGCGGTGGCCAAAATCACTGGTCCTGAGGGTGTGGTTGCCTTGGCGCTGGAGCTCGAGCAAGCTGCAGCAGAGACCTATGTGAAGGCGACAGGGGTGATCACCTCGTCGAGTGCGCGCACCTTGACGGCGTCGGTGATGGGTGTTGAGGCACAACATGCCGCGATCCTGCTCGCTGTGCAGGCGTTGCTGAAGGGCAATGCTCCACAGCTGATTGCGTTGCCACCCAACGCGGCTGCACTACCCGCTGCTGCCGGCTCCATCGGCTTCCCCGACGCCTTTTACCCAACCGTTAACGCTCGTCCTCTCATGGAAGGAGCTGTCAAGTGA
- a CDS encoding glycoside hydrolase codes for MAGAFLASLVVAVVLVLDAGVTLAPVTAVSLDQPRQATVVGAVASSPSHRLVGIGASGAWWSDPAYALGPRDRRRIGQLLYGAHGLALSQFRFNIGGGGVGVTTWWKAPPTWYQPNGTFNFGTDSQAVYFLRQAANAGVHDLVGFVNAAPPAFTSNHQSCGGTLMASAIPAYALELAETVQGIRSHFGIKLSYVSPMNEPVGSQASCHQEGMAVPIDERGPLVVALAADLRRFAPWCHVIADESAFVANGFLANTSKWLSYPGASKAVAALTFHGYDYPDATTLHEVYLLAHHLHHQVWASEICCHTPNGFAYQYDPTMISGIWLADTIYNDLMVAGASAFDWWLALSPDLGCDPASDPTCFGDINALGRNDGLIYFDLNGGAIGDYHLYLTKRYWVLANFSRYLRPGAQLYQVATSDSRIKALAAREGDLEVVVAINRSPEGSPPIPFILEFPNGSPRMVPKYSVETSFTASLRPVANPTVTGSIVATLSQPFSVTTYVFQRMSK; via the coding sequence TTGGCGGGGGCTTTCCTCGCCTCCCTCGTCGTAGCTGTAGTCCTCGTACTCGATGCTGGCGTTACGCTGGCGCCCGTGACGGCGGTCTCATTAGATCAACCGCGTCAGGCTACTGTGGTGGGTGCTGTCGCCTCGAGCCCCTCGCACCGGCTGGTCGGCATCGGCGCCTCGGGTGCGTGGTGGTCCGATCCTGCCTATGCGCTGGGACCCCGTGATCGACGGCGCATCGGCCAGCTGCTCTATGGTGCGCATGGCTTGGCGCTCTCGCAGTTTCGCTTCAATATCGGTGGGGGTGGGGTTGGCGTCACCACCTGGTGGAAGGCACCGCCTACCTGGTACCAACCCAATGGGACCTTCAACTTCGGCACCGACAGCCAGGCAGTCTATTTCCTGCGCCAAGCCGCCAACGCAGGGGTTCACGACCTGGTTGGTTTCGTCAATGCCGCACCACCTGCCTTTACCTCCAACCATCAGAGTTGCGGGGGAACCCTCATGGCATCAGCGATACCCGCCTATGCGCTCGAGCTGGCCGAGACCGTCCAAGGGATCCGTTCTCATTTCGGCATCAAACTCTCCTATGTCTCACCCATGAATGAGCCAGTTGGTTCTCAGGCGTCCTGCCACCAAGAGGGGATGGCGGTTCCGATTGATGAGCGTGGCCCACTGGTGGTGGCGCTCGCTGCTGACCTGCGACGTTTCGCTCCGTGGTGTCACGTGATCGCCGACGAGTCCGCTTTTGTCGCGAACGGCTTCCTTGCCAACACGTCGAAGTGGCTCAGTTATCCTGGGGCCTCCAAGGCGGTCGCTGCGCTGACTTTTCATGGGTACGACTACCCTGATGCCACGACCCTTCATGAGGTGTACCTGTTGGCTCACCATCTTCATCACCAGGTTTGGGCGAGTGAGATCTGCTGCCATACTCCCAATGGGTTTGCCTATCAGTACGATCCCACGATGATCTCAGGCATCTGGCTCGCCGACACCATCTATAACGACCTGATGGTGGCGGGAGCTTCAGCCTTTGATTGGTGGTTGGCACTCTCTCCAGATCTCGGGTGCGATCCCGCATCGGACCCGACCTGCTTTGGCGATATCAACGCCCTGGGTCGCAACGATGGTCTGATCTACTTCGACCTCAATGGAGGTGCCATTGGCGATTACCACCTCTATTTGACCAAACGCTACTGGGTGTTGGCGAACTTCTCGCGTTATCTCCGCCCGGGGGCCCAACTGTACCAGGTGGCGACCTCCGATTCTCGTATCAAGGCGTTGGCCGCGCGCGAGGGTGATCTGGAGGTGGTGGTCGCCATCAATCGTTCGCCGGAGGGATCGCCCCCGATCCCCTTCATTCTTGAGTTTCCGAACGGATCCCCACGGATGGTACCCAAATACAGCGTGGAGACCTCCTTCACGGCCAGCCTGCGACCGGTGGCGAACCCTACGGTGACTGGCTCCATCGTCGCGACGCTTAGTCAGCCCTTTAGTGTGACCACTTACGTCTTTCAACGCATGAGCAAGTAA
- a CDS encoding adenosylcobinamide-GDP ribazoletransferase has product MGRVLQGARGAIAFMTLLPLGGSLNAASLVVIPLTGLIVGSVAFVGFWLGDRSGSTLVGAVVALIVDAALTRGLHYDAVADTADGLAGFVTRERRLAIMDEPTVGAFAVVALMVVVLVRVAAWSSMTFPAFVIGFFVLSRALMALAMMWFPLAKESSMAQVFASQRRRSIIWALIAEALIAIVVMALLATTLVVVAIVFGVGCGFGVLAFAVRRLGGITGDVVGAVGLVAESGMLLAAAVIRVHG; this is encoded by the coding sequence ATGGGTCGTGTGCTCCAAGGAGCACGGGGGGCTATCGCCTTCATGACCCTGTTGCCTCTCGGAGGCTCGCTCAACGCAGCCAGTCTTGTGGTGATCCCGCTGACGGGGTTGATCGTCGGTAGTGTGGCCTTTGTGGGGTTCTGGCTTGGCGATCGATCCGGTTCAACGCTGGTCGGCGCGGTGGTGGCGCTCATCGTCGATGCGGCGCTGACGAGAGGGCTACACTACGATGCCGTAGCCGATACCGCCGATGGCCTTGCCGGCTTTGTAACGAGGGAACGGCGCCTCGCCATCATGGATGAGCCGACGGTAGGTGCTTTTGCCGTGGTGGCGCTCATGGTAGTGGTCCTGGTGCGGGTCGCCGCCTGGTCATCGATGACCTTTCCTGCCTTTGTGATCGGGTTTTTTGTGCTCAGTCGTGCGTTGATGGCGCTCGCCATGATGTGGTTTCCACTCGCTAAGGAGAGTTCCATGGCGCAGGTCTTTGCGAGCCAGCGGCGGCGCTCGATCATCTGGGCGCTCATCGCTGAGGCGCTCATCGCCATCGTTGTCATGGCGTTACTCGCCACGACCCTGGTGGTGGTTGCGATCGTGTTCGGTGTGGGGTGCGGGTTTGGTGTTCTTGCCTTTGCCGTTCGGCGCCTTGGGGGGATCACCGGTGATGTGGTCGGTGCGGTGGGTCTGGTCGCTGAATCGGGCATGCTCCTCGCGGCGGCGGTGATACGGGTGCATGGCTAG